Below is a window of Lacrimispora xylanolytica DNA.
ACTCATAAACTGCTTCTATTTTCTTATCTTCCACCTGTAACTGTGCGGGAATAAACTGTCCCCCGATCCAAATACGTTTGCTTTGTATGATCATAATTCTTATCCTCCCTTCACACGGTACTCTCTTTTCTTTAGTATACCAGTTCTGTCAGGGTTTTCAAGAATTTATGAAAATATTTTCTTTTTTCTTTATGCTTTTAAAAATTATATCCTAATCCACTGGCCAGCGTATGCTGACACGGAATAAATCTGCCTCGATTTCTACAAAAAGCTTTCCGTTTTGAAGCTCTACAAAGCTTTTGGCAATGGCCATTCCAAGGCCTGAGCCTTCCGTATTCCTGGACTGGTCTCCTCTTGCAAACCGCTCTGTGATTTCGTTTGGATTAAAGGTCAGCTCAGCGGCAGAAACATTTTTAAGGCTGATTACCACAAATCCGTCTTCCTTTTTCATATCAATATAGGCTCTGGTATTTGGCATGGCGTATTTTATGATATTGGTCAGAAGGTTGTCAAAGATGCGGTAGGTTTTCTGACCATCTAAGGGAAGAACAATTTTTTCATCCGGCAGATTCCAGCGAAAATCAATGGTGGATTCTTCAATTTTATCGCTTAACTCCAGGCTTACTTCCTTTAAGAGGCTGACTATATCTACCTCTTCCAAATTCAGGGTCACATTATTGCTGTTGGCTTTGCTAATCTCGAAAAGGTCTTCAATCAGGGACTTCAAACGCATGGACTTCTGTTCCAGTATATCAATATAAGCCTTACGCTGTTCCGGCGTCACTCTTTCATCCTTTAAGAGATTTACATAGGTGATGATGGCAGTCAGTGGTGTCTTTAAGTCGTGAGACATGTTGCTGATCAAGTCCGTTTTCAGCTTCTGGCTTTTCACTTCCTCATCAACTGCTACTTTAAACCCGCTTTGTATTTTTTGAATCTCCTTTTTAAATGGTTCGAACACACTTAGATCCTCCTCTATGGACACCTCTAAGTTTCCTTCCGCAATCTGGTTGGTGGCTTTTAAAAGCACTCGGTATTTCCCACTTAGGTCTCTGTAATACTTCCTCATAATAAAGAATAAAAGAATGGAATAAAAGAATAGTGCTCCAATTCCAAAAAACCACAGGCTGCAGAGAATGGCAAGGATAAGAAAGTTAACTCCAACAATACGAAATATGGTTTTGTCTGACTGTTCTTTTAAATTAATATCTCCTACATAATGGTAGACTTTAATGCATATCATCTTTAACCAGCCACAGAACCACCCGATTAAGGTACGTTCTCTAAGATAACGTTTGATACCAATACTAAGTACATCCCGCAGGCACAGAACTGCCCAATAGACGACTGCAAAAGGCAGTGACCACCAAAGAAGGTTCCATAGCTTTACCATGATCCCTGCCACACCGGGAAGAAAATTGGCCCTCAGAAGGGTTTCAAATAAATCTCCCTGATTGGTAACAATGACAAGATTGGTAAGGCCGGCACCAAAAGCAACTCCGCCACAGCCCACACCTGTTACGATTTCAAATGGAGTTCTGAAAATCCGGCTGCTGTCTGGCAATGTCACATCCAGAAAAGAGAACAGGAATGCAAGAACGGTAACGGCACAGATGAGTCCTACAAATATTTTCAGAATGCTGTCGGAATCGTCGTAAGTGTTAGAAAAACCAGCGGCTGTATCCTTAAAAGCAGTAATCTGATCTGCTGTCATTCCATAGGTGATGGTTATATTTTTAGGATTCTGAAGCCTTAGATCCGGTTCATATAAAAACTGCTCCCAATAATCCTCCATCATAGGGTCCTTATCCCCAAAATCCTGCAAAAGTGTAAGAAGCCTGGCTGTATTGTCTCCGTGAATGGAGACTACTTCCATTCTGCCCATGCCGTCGTACTTAAGTACGGTCTGGAACTCATATTTATCATTCCCCAGTATGGTCTTTCCACCGGAGTGGTCGGATATCACCTGCCCATTTTCATTGAGAATCTGGTAATCCAGAGAGTTTCTTATGCTGTCAAAGCAGTTTTTCCAGTTATTGTAGCTGCGCATGGTCTTCTGGCGAAGATGGGATAAATATTCAGAACGGGTTCCGCTATTACTCTCACTTAAATCCACCGTAATTTCATTCTCGATCGCCCCCTCCTGGACATCCGCATCCGCCTGATTCGTCTCCGCTGCGGCCACGGTTTCCTCTGTCTGGTTTTTCATCTCCTCTGCTGCTTTGGGAAAGAAAAACTGAAAGGGGGATATGATGTCGCCTTGATTATTACGGACCTGTTCCATGGAAAGAACATAATTTCCATATACAAGATATTTTAAAAATGTCTGCTGCTGGTATACCGGCTCCTCGTATCTGGCGGACTCATTCTTAAAAAAGGGATAGAGTCCTACCATGACAGCGGCAGCGGATACAATTACAACAATTGCAAGAAGTATGCTGATCTTATGCCTGTTTTTCAATTTTGTATCCAACTCCCCACACCACCTTTAGATATTTTGGTTCCTTAGGATCTATCTCAATCTTTTCCCGGATTTTTCTTACATGCACCATAATGGTATCTGTATTAATGGCACGTTCGTTCCAGACTCTTTCGTATATCTCTTCTGCCGAAAAAACTCTTCCGGGATTTTTCATAAGAAGAGCTAGAATCTTAAATTCAATGGGAGTTAACTTTACCGGCTTCTCATCTACGAACACCTCCACCGTGTCCTCGTTAAGCTCCAGTCCTCCGATGACATAGACATTGCTCCGTTCCTTCTCTTCCTTTGCTTCCAGCATATCCATATACTTTTTGTACCGTCTTAACTGGGAATTGACCCTGGCTAACAGCTCCATTGGGGTAAATGGCTTGGATACGTAATCATCCGCACCGATATTAAGCCCCATGATCTTATCCACTTCTTCTGATTTAGCTGATAAAATGATGACAGGAAAATCGTATTTTTCTCTCAGCTTTACGGTCATGGTGATTCCATCCATTCTGGGCATCATTACATCCACGATTGCCAGGTGAATCTCTTCCCTATCAAGAATCTTAAGCCCTTCTAACCCATCTGCCGCCTGGAACACCTCATATCCCTGGCTTCTTAAGTATATTTCCACTCCTTCTCGGATTTCTTTATCATCTTCCACTAATAAAATGTGATTTGCTTCCATGCTTTCTTTCCTCCTTGACCTATTCTGATATTATGGCACCTGCAAAAGCTGCATTGCCCTACCTGCATTTTTTGGCAAAATGTTCAATGACCCACGATCTTAATATTATTAGGATAAAGAACCATTCTTAAAATGATTGACAGAGAAACCGAAAGAAATTCTAAAAATATTTTTCCGGAATCGAAAAACAGAGGATGAAATATTTTCAACCCTCTGCTTTCCTAACGCCATATGGTAAAAACGGCGCTTATTCTGTCGTCTTTCTGATATTTGTGTCCATGAGACGGTTAAAACCAAGCCAGCCACTGTTATCTCCTGCCCCTCTTAACACTTCGATCATGCTTTCCATCTTTGCATCCGTATTATCTGCAAAATTAAGAGCAAGCGCTTCTATAATCGCCGGTTTTTTCGGCGAGCCGTATTCCAGTTCCCCATGGTGGGCCAAAATGCAGTGCTTAAGCTCAGTTGCAGTCTTTTCCGGGAATCCAGGAATGGTTTTCATTCTCTCACTGATCATCTCGGTTCCGATGATGATGTGGCCTAAAAGCTGTCCGTCGTCGGTATAATCATTTTCCGGAAATGCAGAGAGTTCCTTTGTCTTGCCCACATCGTGGAACATGGCTGCAGTTAAAAGCAGATCCCGGTTGATAAGAGGATAATATCCTGCATAGTAGTCACACAGCTTTACTACGCTTAAGGTATGCTCTAACAGTCCTCCTACAAACCCATGATGAACACTTTTCGCTGCGGAATGGAATTGAAATGCCTTGGCAAATGCAGCATCCTCTACAAAAAAGCTTTCTAACAGCTTCTTTAAGTAAGGATTCTTTAAGGATCTGATAAAGCCAAGGAGCTCTTCATACATGAGTCCAATGTCTTTCGTGGAAACAGGCAGATAATCCCCAGGCACATATTCTCCTTCTTCTGCTTTGCGGGCACGTTTGATGTTAAGCTGATTGGAATTCTGGAATACGGTAACATCTGCATCAATGAAAACGTAATCCATGGATTCAAAATTGCCGATTCCAGGAGAATTCAAATCCCATATCTTGGCATCAATCGTGCCTGTCTTATCCTGAAGGATCACATTGCCGTACTCTTTTCCTGATTTTGTCAGGCAAACCTGTCTGTTTTTACATAAATACACATCTGAAACATGCATCCCTTCACGGAATGATTCTATATATCTCATTTATTTCCTCCACATTTGACTCGGGTAACAAGGAGAGCCAGGAAGATCACCTGGCTCCGATGGTTACCTGAAATTGTATCTTTTTATATTCTTCCCTTCCGCTTCGGGAAACCGTGACAGGTATGACCTGTCCGGGGGTGGATTTTTCCAGTAGAATCTGAAAATCCTTCATGGTGACAATGGTATCTCCTCCCATGGAGGTAATGATGTCACCGCACTGGATTCCGGCGTTATAGGCTGGACTGTCCCCATTGACCTCAACTACATAAACTCCCAGCGGCATTCCGCTGCTGTTCATGGCGGCACTGACTTCCTGGCCTTTGATTCCAAAGTATGGATATGCCTCTCCGTTGCTGATCTTTTCCAAAATATTCTTGTAATCGGAAATGGCCATAGCAGCCGTCATATTTGTATTTCCTTCATTCTTATATTCATCCGTTGTCCAGCCGATGATCTGGCCCGACGTATTCATAAGAAAGGTTCCTGTTCCTGCATTCCCCTTTACATCCGTATAAAGGACACGGGTCATACCATCTGTAACCTGAACATTCTTTGTAATATAGGAAATAAATCCGTACCCCGAGGAATGAACCATGCCTGCGGGACCGCCAATGGCAATGACTAAATCTCCCTGCTTCACAGAATAGGAATTTCCAAGCTCAAGAGCTTTGATTTCTTCTAAGAGCGCCCTTCCAAGGCCCTCCGTGGACACGCTGACAATTGCCATTCCGGAAAGCTTATCTCTTTGCTTAATGGTACCCTGTACCTCAGTTCCGTCTGTAAATGCCACACGAATGGCATCTGCATCCTCAACCGCACCTTCCGGTGTAAGCACTAGAAGCTCCTGGTTGGCAAAGGCTGTGATCACACCTGCATAGAGGCCTGAATTCTCCACCGGATTGTTAAACCAGTCTTTCTGAGTTTTAACAGAATGAACCGTAACAATACCTTTGTCCGCCTTTTGAACCAATGTTTTCATGTTTCCATAAAGCGTGTTTAAATCTTCCATAGAAAACGGATACTTCTCCATGGCAGATTTTAAGATATCCTCGATGGGTTCTGTCTGGACCTCCGTAGAGGCTGCTAAAGCCTCTGAAGACGCTGCCTCAGGGTCATCCTTGGGTATGGTTACCGGAGTACCTTCCGTGGTGGCTTCTCTTACGAACCACCTTTCAGCAACTGGTCTTGATATGACAAATGTAACCGCCGCAACAAATCCGAAAACAACTGCAGTCGCCAAAAAACCCAGAGACCTTTTTAAAATATCTTCCTTTGACATAGGCTGCTTGACTATTTTTTCGTTAATAAACCGACGGGGCTCCGTCTTTCTATCATCTGGCCCGTTATGATCCGGCATACTTACCCTCCTTTGCAGAAGACCTACCTACTATTATAAGGTTCTTCCTGTCTTAATGCAAGAAAAACCTGTGAAACCCGAAAAACAGGGGCTTTAAGGCCATGAAAAACATCCTGAGGATTGCAGTTTTTATCTCACGTATGCTATACTGTAAACGGTACAAAGGTCAACATTTGGAAAGAAAGTTATGAAAAAGGTAAATATATGAATCAGAAAGCATTAAAAACGTTAGAATACCATAAAATCATTGGAACTCTTATAGAATATGCAACCTCTGACGCAGGAAAAGAGCTGTGCAAACACCTGGTTCCATCTACTGATTACCAGGAAATCGTACAGGCCCAGACAGAAACCACAGATGCGGTTTCAAGAGTTCGTCAGAAGGGGAATATTTCATTTAACGGAGTGAAAGATATCCGCCCTTCCATCAAGCGCCTGGAGGTGGGAAGTTCCCTTGGCATCATTGAAATACTTGCCATTAGTTCCCTGTTAACCATATCTGCTCGTGCAAAGGCTTATGGGCGCCATGAAGACTCAGAGCTTCCTGAGGATTCTCTGGAGGAATTCTTCCGGTTGTTAGAGCCATTAACTCCAGTGAATACAGAAATCAAACGCTGCATTATCTCAGAGGAGGAAGTCAGTGACGACGCTAGTCCGGGACTTCACAAGGTTAGACGGCAGATGCGGTCTATCAACGATAAAATTCATACCCAGTTAAATTCTATATTAAATTCCAACCGTTCTTATCTTCAGGATGCAGTAATTACCATGAGAGACGGCCGTTACTGTCTGCCTGTTAAATCAGAACACAAGTCCCAGGTTTCCGGTATGGTCCACGACCAGTCTTCCACTGGTTCCACCCTCTTTATCGAGCCTATGGCAATCGTAAAGCTTAATAACGAGCTTCGCACCCTGGAAATTCAGGAACAGAAGGAAATCGAGATGATCCTGGCTGATTTAAGCAATCAGCTTATGCCTTATTTAGAAGAGCTTGAGACCGATTATATCACCCTGGCTAAGCTTGATTTTATCTTTGCAAAGGCGGCTCTGTCTAAGCATTACAAGGGAAGCGAGCCTGTGTTTAATACGAAGGGACTCATTCATATTAAAGATGGACGCCATCCTCTTCTTGATCCTCAAAAGGTAGTTCCTATCACCATCCATCTGGGCCGTGATTTTGACTTGTTAATCGTAACAGGTCCTAATACTGGTGGTAAGACCGTTTCCATTAAGACGGTGGGGCTATTCACCCTTATGGGACAATCCGGCCTTCACATTCCAGCCTTTGACGGATCAGAGCTAGCTGTGTTTGATGAGGTCTTTGCTGATATCGGCGACGAGCAGAGCATTGAACAGAGTCTGAGCACCTTTTCCTCTCATATGACGAATATTGTCCAGATTTTGGGACAGGCAGACAGCCGTTCTCTTTGTTTATTTGACGAACTTGGCGCAGGAACCGATCCTACGGAAGGTGCTGCACTTGCCATTTCCATATTGTCATTCCTTCACAACATGAAATGCCGTACCATGGCTACCACCCATTACAGCGAGCTTAAGGTATTTGCCTTAACGACTCCGGGAGTGGAAAATGCCTGCTGTGAATTTGATGTGGAAACTCTAAAGCCTACCTACCGTCTCTTAATCGGTGTTCCGGGAAAGAGTAACGCGTTTGCCATTTCCAAAAAGCTGGGACTTCCGGATTATATCATTGAAGATGCAAAGACACATCTGGAAGCAAAGGATGAAACCTTTGAGGACCTTCTGGCTCATTTGGAGGAAAACCGTATTACCATTGAAAAGGAACGAATTCAGATTGAATCTTATAAGCGGGAGGTGGAACAGCTTAAGACCAGGCTGACCCAAAAAGAGGAGCGGTTAGACGAGCAGCGGGATAAGATGATCCGTACTGCCAAGGAAGAAGCCCAGAGAATTTTACGGGATGCCAAGGATACCGCAGACCAGACCATCCGCCAGATCAACAAGCTGTCTAATGATTCTGGAATCAGCAAGGAATTAGAGGCGGAGCGGAGCCGGTTACGGGGAAAGCTTCAGGATGTGGATGCTTCTCTTACCCTTAAAAAGGAGAAAAGCCGGCAAACAAAGGGAATTGACCCGAAAAAGCTGAAGCTTGGAGAAGGAGTCAAGGTGCTTAGTATGAATTTAAATGGTACCGTCAGCTCTCTTCCTAACGCCAAAGGAGATTTATACGTTCAGATGGGTATTTTAAGATCCCTTGTGAATTTATCTGATCTTGAGCTTTTACAGGAGGACTCTGTATCTTCATCAGGAGGCAAAAACGGTACGAGACAAGGGGGAAGCGGAAGCAGCTCCACCAGAATGTCTAAATCCTTCTCCATTTCACCAGAAATTAATCTCATCGGTATGACCACGGATGAGGCCATTCCACAGCTTGACAAGTATTTAGATGATGCTTATCTGGCTCATCTGCCTCAGGTAAGAGTGGTTCACGGACGGGGAACCGGAGCGTTAAAAGCTGCAGTTCATAAGCATTTAAAAAAGCTTAAATATGTAAAGGAATTCCGTCTCGGTGCCTTTGGAGAAGGGGATTCCGGAGTAACCATTGTTTCATTCAAATAAGAGTAGAAATGGAGTCTATTATGGCAGAGAAACAGCGGATATTGATTGTAGATGATGACAGCAACATTGCAGAATTGATCTCCTTATATTTAATAAAAGAATGCTATGACACGGAAATTGTTGGGGACGGGGAGGAAGCTCTCCGTGTCTTTCCGGAATTTAAGCCAAACCTTGTTCTTCTTGACTTAATGCTGCCAGGCATGGACGGCTATCAGGTATGCCAGAGAATCCGTTCCCAGTCCCAGATTCCAATTATCATGCTCTCAGCCAAGGGTGAGGTCTTTGACAAGGTTCTTGGCCTTGAGCTGGGAGCCGATGACTATATGATCAAGCCCTTTGACTCCAAGGAGCTGGTAGCCAGGGTAAAGGCAGTTTTAAGGCGTTACCAGACCATGCCCTCTCCTTCCTCCTCCCATACGGATCAACAGGGGGATTATGTAGAGTATCCGGATTTGATTGTGAATCTTACCAATTATTCTGTTATCTATATGGGGCATTCCATTGAGATGCCTCCAAAGGAACTGGAATTGTTATACTTTTTAGCCGCCTCTCCCAATCAGGTGTTTACCAGAGAACAGCTCCTTGACCATATCTGGGGGTATGAATACATCGGGGACACCAGAACTGTTGATGTTCATATCAAGCGTCTGCGGGAAAAGATCAAGGATCATTCTGGCTGGTCGCTTTCTACGGTCTGGGGAATCGGGTATAAGTTTGAGGTGAAGCGCTAAATGAGCCATTCTCTCTATACAAAATTTATCCTGGGCTACCTTATATTTGGTCTCCTTGGATTTATTACCATCGCTACCTTTTCTTCCGAAATAACCAATCAATACTTATTAAAACGTTATTCGGAAAACTTATATGATGAAGCAAACCAGATTGCCTCCTCTTACAGCGGAATGTATCATGGAAAGGATATGAATGTCACTGCCTCCTATCCGGAGCTTGTGAAGCTGGCTGGCTATTTAAATGCCCAGATTTGGATTGTGGAACGCCAGGGTACGATTATGGCTGACAGTGAATCAAAAGGGAAAAAAGGTGAGGTCATAGAAAATTTTGACCCGGTGGCCTTTGGGAATAAGCACTATACCACGGGAAATTATTACAATGAATTTACCTACGATGTTCTTAGCGTCCATGCTCCCATTACTGGCAATTATACCACCTATGGCTATGTAGTGATTCATCTTCCTTTGTCTTATCTACAGATAGAACGGGATAATATTTTAAATATTGTCTATATCACTGCCGCCGTTGTTTTTGGTCTGTCCCTTGTGATTCTTCTTGTATTTACAAAGAACGTGTATCTGCCCCTGAAAAAAATCACGGCAGGTGCCAATGAATACGCCCAGGGAAACTTGACCTATCATATTGAAGTGAATACCAGAGATGAGATGGGCTATCTTGCCGGTACTCTTAATTACATGTCCAACGAGTTAAATAAGATGGAGGAATACCAAAAGAATTTTATTGCCAATGTCTCCCATGACTTCAGATCGCCTCTCACCTCGATTAAAGGATATTTGGAAGCAATACTTGATGGGACCATTCCACCGGAAATGCATGAGAAATATTTAAACCGGGTGATATCCGAAACGGAGCGGTTGAATAAATTGACCCAGGGAATGCTGACCCTAAACTCTCTTGACAGCAAGGGCTATCTAAACCGGACCAATTTTGACATTAACCGGATCATTAAGGACACTGCGGCTTCCTTTGAAGGGACCTGCAATGAAAAGAATATTACCTTTGATTTAACCTTTTCTGACAACATTCAGATGGTGTATGCCGACTTAGGCAAAATACAGCAGGTGCTTTATAACCTCATTGACAACGCCATTAAGTTCAGTCACCATGATTCAACCGTGCTGATTCAGGCTTCTGGAAAATATGAGAAGATATTTATCTCCATTAAAGATACGGGAATCGGCATTCCTAAGGAAAGCATAAAGAAAATCTGGGAACGTTTTTATAAAACAGACTCCTCCAGGGGAAAGGATAAGAAAGGGACGGGCTTAGGCCTTGCCATCGTCCGGGAAATCATTCAGTCTCATGGAGAGAACATTGATGTGGTCAGTACCGAAGGGGTGGGCTCGGAATTTATCTTCAGCCTTCCAAGGGCAACGAATTTATAACAACAGATTTCTCACCATTGGTTGAAGGCGGGAAACGAGAGTCTTTTGTACTATTTTTATAATTCATTCTTTACATTTTCAGCTTTATATGTTAATATTTACTCATTGAAGTTGGGGACTAGGTGTAACTGTGGGGAACTTTACAGGCATAACTGGTCATATTTATATCTTTGCATAGGCAAAGTGTAGATATGACCAGTTATTTTTTTACCAATCTAGCATAGGGGTGACTTATGGAAGTAAAACAGGTATTAGGAAATAACATCATCAGCTCATGGGATACCAATGGCGAAGAGATTTTGCTTATGGGAAAAGGAATCGGCTTTTCAGTAAAGCCCGGCAGTCAAGTGGATGAATCCAAAATATCAAAGATATTTTCCTTAAGGACTCAGGAAATCAGCCGCTTCACAGAACTGCTCTCCCAGATTCCGGAGGAGCACATCCAGTGTGCCAGTGAAATCATCTCCTGCGCCAGGGATATATTAAATAAGAAGCTAAACGACAGCATTTACATTACCCTGACGGATCATTTGAATTTTGCATTTGAGCGTAAAAAGCTGGGAATTGAAGTGAGGAATGCGCTTTTGTGGGAGATCAAGCGGTTCTATCATCAGGAATTTTTAGTGGGATTAAAAGCTCTGGAAATTATAAAGGACCGGTTTAATATCCTGCTGTCTGAGGACGAAGCCGGAAGCATTGCCCTTCATATTGTCAATGCTGAGCTGGATACGGATATGGAGCAATCCATTGAGATTACCGGAATGATTCAGGACATCTTAAACATTGTCCGTTACCATTTTACCCTCTCTCTCAATGAAGAGACCCTGTCATACGAAAGGTTTGTCACCCATCTGAAATTCTTTGTCCAGAGAGCGGTGAGAAAACAATTCTACGAAACCGGTGACCCGGAGTTTTGCAATATGATCTACCGCCAGTATCAGGAAGCGCATCAATGTGCATTAAAGGTGGAGGCATATATGATGAAGAAAAAGGATTACGTCTTGTCTGATGAAGAGCTTATGTATTTAACGGTACATATCAGAAGAATTATTAAGGAACATCGAGGCGAGTAACCATGCTTTAAATCACTGTGGACATGGCCGATCACGTGATGGAAAGATAGATAAAGAAATACAAACCACGAAAAGGAGAAAACAGATATGGCAAGTAAATATGATGGACTGGCAAGGATTATTATCCAAAATGTGGGCGGGAAATCCAATGTAATCAGCCTCACACACTGCATTACCAGACTGAGATTTAAGTTAAAGGACGAATCCAAAGCGAACACGGATATACTTAAAAATACCGAAGGCATTGTAACTGTTATGAAGAGCGGCGGTCAGTATCAGGTTGTGATTGGTAATCACGTTCCTGATGTTTATGCCGTTGTATGTGAAATCGGTGGCTTTGGAGGTGACTCCTCAGAGGCTGAGTCAGAGGCTCCACAAAAGCATCAGAAGCTTTCTGCGGCACTGATTGATACCATATCAGGCGTATTCCAGCCTATCTTGGGTGTGTTCTGTGCAACTGGTTTGATTAAAGGCATACTTGCGATTCTTACCTTTACAAAAGTCCTTTCGGTAGAGGATGGAACTTACCAGCTTCTTTATGCTGTGGCAGATGGCTTTTTCTACTACCTGCCGGTTATTTTAGGCTATACGGCTTCTAAAAAATTTGGGCTCAATCCCTTTACCGGAATCGCCCTTGGCTGCGCGCTGGTGTATCCCAAGGTAGTAGCACTCTCCACAGGGGATGTACAGCAGGTTCTTTTTGCAGGCAGCATGTTTGAATCAAATGTCTATGCCACCTTTTTAAAAATTCCTGTGATTATGCCAAAAAGCGGTTATCCCTCTTCGGTTGTGCCCATCGTGCTTTCGGTGTATGCGGCATCGAAGATTGAGAAGATGTGGAAGCGTATCATACCTGATGTTATTAAAAACTTCCTGGTCCCTACCTTGACGCTTTTGGTTGCAGCTCCTCTCACCTTTGTCCTGGTTGGACCCGTAGCCAATTCTATTGCTGCTGTCATTGGTTTCCTGACTCAGGCCGCTTATAATGCAAGCCCGGTACTGGAAGGAGCCATTGTAGGTGCATTCTGGCAGGTACTGGTTATCTTTGGTCTTCACTGGGGACTTGTACCGATTTATATTATGAACTTAAGCACCCAGGGCTTTGACAGCTTTATGCAGCCCTATTTTGCAGCTTCCTTTGCACAGACAGCGGTTGTGTTTGCCGTTATGTTACGAACAAAGGACAAGAACTTAAAGAGCCTTTGTATTCCTGCCGTAATCTCCGGTTTCTTTGGGGTTACAGAGCCAGCCATCTATGGTATCTCTCTTCCAAAGAAAAAACCTTTTGTTATTTCCTGTATTGCCGCCTCCATTGGTGGTGCTATCATTGGATTTGGTAATGTTAAGAAGTACATGTCTGGTGCACTTGGTATCTTTGGTTTTACTACATTTATTAATCCAGCCAACAATGACGCTTCCAGTATTCCATGGGTAGCGGCGGGCGTATTAATCGCATCTTTGGTGGCATTTATTGCCTGCTTCCTTACTTATAAAGATGTGGTAAAAGAAAAAGGTGTAAGTATTTCACCGGAAAATACTAAAAATGGCGGTAAGACACAGACTCTTGTCAGCCCCTTAAAGGGAAATACGGTTTATCTTGAGGATATGGAAGATGCGGCATTCTCATCCGGTGCTCTTGGAAAAGGAATTGCTATTATGCCGGAAGAAGGAATCTTATATGCGCCTGCAGATGCCACTGTAACTGCCATATTCCCAACGGGTCATGCCATTGGTATGGTTACGGATGATGGAGCCGAAATTCTGATTCACATAGGCATGGATACGGTAAAGCTTGAGGGAAGAGGTTTTACTCCCCTGACGGCGGTGGGAAGCCGTGTGACCAAGGGGCAGGAAATCCTTACGTTTGATATGGAAGCCATTCAAAAGGAAGGCTGCTCCCTGTTAACGCCTGTGTTAATCTCCAATTTCTCCAGCTTTTCAGATATCATTCCAACGGATGCTGAAACAGTACGGGTTGGGGAGCCTCTTATTACAATCTTATAATGAAATAATTCAGGAGAAATTGAAACCTGTTACTCCATAAAAAAGAGTCTGGCAAGCCAGACTCTTTTTTTACAGCCGTTTTACTGCATCCATGGCAAGAAGAGAGCGTTCGCATTCCTCAGCGGTCAGGGTTACCTGCCAGCACAGGGAGCTTCCTTTCATGTGTTCTGCCGCAAAACTT
It encodes the following:
- a CDS encoding beta-glucoside-specific PTS transporter subunit IIABC — encoded protein: MASKYDGLARIIIQNVGGKSNVISLTHCITRLRFKLKDESKANTDILKNTEGIVTVMKSGGQYQVVIGNHVPDVYAVVCEIGGFGGDSSEAESEAPQKHQKLSAALIDTISGVFQPILGVFCATGLIKGILAILTFTKVLSVEDGTYQLLYAVADGFFYYLPVILGYTASKKFGLNPFTGIALGCALVYPKVVALSTGDVQQVLFAGSMFESNVYATFLKIPVIMPKSGYPSSVVPIVLSVYAASKIEKMWKRIIPDVIKNFLVPTLTLLVAAPLTFVLVGPVANSIAAVIGFLTQAAYNASPVLEGAIVGAFWQVLVIFGLHWGLVPIYIMNLSTQGFDSFMQPYFAASFAQTAVVFAVMLRTKDKNLKSLCIPAVISGFFGVTEPAIYGISLPKKKPFVISCIAASIGGAIIGFGNVKKYMSGALGIFGFTTFINPANNDASSIPWVAAGVLIASLVAFIACFLTYKDVVKEKGVSISPENTKNGGKTQTLVSPLKGNTVYLEDMEDAAFSSGALGKGIAIMPEEGILYAPADATVTAIFPTGHAIGMVTDDGAEILIHIGMDTVKLEGRGFTPLTAVGSRVTKGQEILTFDMEAIQKEGCSLLTPVLISNFSSFSDIIPTDAETVRVGEPLITIL